One Paraburkholderia phymatum STM815 genomic window, GCTCGTTGCGCGCGCCGATCAGCACTGTCGAAACCGTTGGCCGCTGCAGCAGCCAGTTCAACGCGATCTGCGGAATTGTCTTGCCCGTTTCTTCAGCGATCGCGTCGAGTGCATCGACGACGCGATACAGATACTCGTCGGGAACGGGCGGCCCCATGTCGGCCGTCTTGTGCAGACGGCTCTGATCCGGCAGCGGCTGGCCGCGACGAATCTTGCCCGTCAGGCGGCCCCAACCGAGCGGGCTCCACACGACGGCCCCTACTCCCTGGTCAATGCCGAGCGGCATCAGTTCCCATTCGTAGTCCCGGCCAATCAGCGAATAGTAAGTCTGGTTAGCGACGTAACGCGGATAGCCATAACGCTGCGCGACGTCGAGTGATTTTTGCAGATGCCAGCCCGAGAAATTCGACACACCCGTATAGCGGATCTTGCCCGCGCGCACGAGATCGTTCAGCGTCGACAGTGTTTCTTCGACAGGTGTTTTTGCATCGAAGCCATGCAACTGGAACAGATCGATATAGTCGGTTTGCAAGCGCTCGAGCGCTGCATCGACAGCCTTGATCAAATGGAATCGCGACGAACCCACGCTATTCGGATCGTTTTCATCGAAACGAAATGTGGCCTTGGTCGAGATGATGGTTTTTTCGCGGCGGCCCTTGAGCGCCTCGCCAAGGATCGATTCCGATGCGCCATTCGAATAGATGTCGGCGCTGTCGAACAGCGTGACACCGGCATCGAGGCAAATGTCGATGAGCTTGCGCGCTTCCGCGACGTCAGTTGCGCCCCACGCCTGAAAGAATTCGCCTTTGCCGCCGAACGTTCCCGTGCCGAAACTGAGTACGGGCACCTTGAATCCTGACGCGCCCAGGTGACGATATTCCATGTTGGCCTCGTTGATGGATCGTTGGATGATGCAGCGCACTCGCACTCGCACTCGCACTCGCACTCGCACTCTGCGATGCGAGTATGAACGTCAGGTCGATAGACTACTCCATTGGCCCGCGGCGTGCTGGGAAGTGCGCGGGCGCCAATGCCACTGAAAGCAGCGCTTGGATATCCAGAATGAATAACTAAAAGAAAGCGTCAAACGACATTTGGAAAGCCGGCAGGGCGCGCAATTTCATGCGCGCCCTGCTTCTGGTTATTGCCCGTGCATCAGCCGTCGACGGTCGCGCACTCGCCACGCATCGCCTTGCCCTTGCTGCGCAGTTCTTCCGTCGTTTCGCCGCCGCCGTTCGGCAGCCATCCGGGCGGCTGGATCACGTGGTTGATCGCGATCCACACACTCTTCGCCGTCAAGACATCGCGGATCAGCGTAGCCCAGTGCTCGAATTCGACGACGAACGGATTACGCGAGGTAGTCGGCGTGACGAGACCGTAGCGGCAGGGTTCGTCGGCGCGCTCTTCGATGTAGGTGCCGAATAGCCGGTCGAAAACGATCAGCACGCCGCCGTAGTTCGCATCCAGATAGTCGACGTTCGACGCATGGTGCACACGGTGGGCGGACGGCGTATTGAACACATATTCGAGCCAGCCGAGCTTCGGCACCCATGTCGTATGCAGCCAGAACTGGTACAGCAGATTGATGTAGAGCGTGGTCAGCACGACTTCGGGGCGCACGCCGAGGAACACGAGGGGCGCGAAGAACATTGCCGAGCCGGTCAGTTTGCCCGTCACGCCGAGACGGTACGCAGTGGACAGCGTCAGCTGGTTCGGCGAATGATGCACAGCATGCGTCGCCCAGAAGAAGCGCACGCGGTGCGATACGCGGTGATACCAGTAATAGCAGAACTCCTGTCCGATGAAGAGCGCGAACACCATCAGCGCGCTATTGATCTGCACGGTGAACAGGCGATGGTCCCACGCGAGATT contains:
- a CDS encoding aldo/keto reductase translates to MEYRHLGASGFKVPVLSFGTGTFGGKGEFFQAWGATDVAEARKLIDICLDAGVTLFDSADIYSNGASESILGEALKGRREKTIISTKATFRFDENDPNSVGSSRFHLIKAVDAALERLQTDYIDLFQLHGFDAKTPVEETLSTLNDLVRAGKIRYTGVSNFSGWHLQKSLDVAQRYGYPRYVANQTYYSLIGRDYEWELMPLGIDQGVGAVVWSPLGWGRLTGKIRRGQPLPDQSRLHKTADMGPPVPDEYLYRVVDALDAIAEETGKTIPQIALNWLLQRPTVSTVLIGARNEQQLRQNLGAVGWNLTAEQVAKLDEASKVRPVYPYWHQEGFAERNPFPV
- a CDS encoding sterol desaturase family protein — its product is MENLTQLVLFGTAFVVVASFIEAVVLTRKSRNSAAPFAWYEVWISLFDLVARRLLALLPLSLATPVFNLAWDHRLFTVQINSALMVFALFIGQEFCYYWYHRVSHRVRFFWATHAVHHSPNQLTLSTAYRLGVTGKLTGSAMFFAPLVFLGVRPEVVLTTLYINLLYQFWLHTTWVPKLGWLEYVFNTPSAHRVHHASNVDYLDANYGGVLIVFDRLFGTYIEERADEPCRYGLVTPTTSRNPFVVEFEHWATLIRDVLTAKSVWIAINHVIQPPGWLPNGGGETTEELRSKGKAMRGECATVDG